In one Oryza glaberrima chromosome 2, OglaRS2, whole genome shotgun sequence genomic region, the following are encoded:
- the LOC127761619 gene encoding uncharacterized protein LOC127761619 has translation MGHMPRPPAATSSEEEIKKEVAAVDVVVAAPDDDVAADREKEEEQKKRRRRKEKKRRRRAPSEEEEAALRSVLRWARRGEAGDDEADEQRPAATGRRRPRVAVELHAHSTCSDGSLSPAALVQRAHRNGVKVLALTDHDTMAGVPEAIESAKQCSIRIIPGVEISAMYSPSDGIGAEEPVHILAYYGSLGPAKPQELDRFLGSIRDGRYTRAKGMLLKLRSLDMPMELEDVCTIAGDGVAPGRLHVARAMVEAGYVENIRQAFSRYLYDGGPAYATGNEPAGESVVQLVCRNGGVAVLAHPWALKNPVAVIKDLKAAGLHGIEVYRSDGKLSGLSDLADTYGLLKIGGSDYHGRDDKDEPDVGSVDLPVLAVSGFLDAAQPIWHNATKEILANITERAPNGSKGLQRTNSAKDLCNLRLLSSDLEVTDSTEVEVLQTELSDVVLSN, from the exons ATGGGACACATGCCTCGACCCCCCGCCGCTACGAGTTCCGAGGAGGAGATCAAGAAGGAGGTGGCGGCcgtggacgtcgtcgtcgccgcaccgGACGACGATGTGGCCGCCGAtcgggagaaggaggaggaacagaagaagaggaggcggaggaaggagaagaagaggaggaggagggcgccgagcgaggaggaggaggccgcgctgAGGTCCGTGCTCCGCTGGGCGCGACGCGGCGAAGCGGGCGATGACGAGGCGGACGAGCAGCGCCCCGCTGCgaccgggaggcggcggccgcgcgtcGCGGTTGAGCTGCACGCGCACTCGACGTGCAGCGACGGCTCGCTCTCGCCCGCGGCGCTCGTCCAGCGCGCGCACCGCAATGGG GTGAAAGTACTCGCGCTAACTGACCACGACACCATGGCCGGCGTCCCCGAGGCCATCGAATCTGCGAAGCAGTGCTCCATCAGGATCATACCCGGTGTCGAGATAAGCGCCATGTACTCACCAAG TGATGGAATAGGAGCCGAGGAACCCGTCCATATTCTCGCGTACTACGGTAGTCTGGGCCCTGCAAAACCACAAGAACTCGATAGGTTTCTCGGTAGCATCAGGGATGGCCGCTATACCCGTGCGAAGGGGATGCTGCTGAAGCTTCGGAGCCTCGACATGCCCATGGAGCTCGAAGACGTGTGCACCATTGCAGGGGATGGAGTGGCTCCAGGCCGGTTGCACGTGGCTCGCGCCATGGTAGAAGCTGGATACGTTGAGAACATTAGGCAAGCTTTTAGCAGGTACTTGTATGACGGTGGACCTGCTTATGCCAC TGGCAATGAACCAGCAGGGGAGTCTGTGGTGCAATTAGTTTGTAGAAATGGGGGTGTGGCAGTTTTAGCTCATCCATGGGCACTGAAAAATCCTGTGGCTGTGATAAAGGATTTGAAGGCTGCTGGCTTGCATGGCATTGAGGTTTACAGAAGCGATGGCAAGCTATCAG GATTAAGTGATCTGGCAGATACATATGGTCTTCTGAAGATTGGTGGTTCAGACTACCATGGACGAGACGACAAGGATGAACCTGACGTAGGAAGTGTTGATCTTCCGGTCTTGGCTGTTTCTGGATTTCTTGATGCAGCTCAACCAATCTGGCACAATGCTACCAAGGAAATTCTGGCAAATATTACTGAAAGGGCACCTAATGGCTCAAAGGGACTCCAAAGGACTAACTCTGCAAAAGATTTATGTAACTTGCGTCTTCTTTCTTCAGACCTGGAGGTAACAGATTCTACGGAGGTTGAGGTCCTCCAAACAGAACTTTCAGATGTTGTCCTCAGTAACTGA
- the LOC127761026 gene encoding uncharacterized protein LOC127761026: MGENAQGSGRRPFGDLTNVLGKRPAPSNLEKSAGGIKIVRVEKAVEPRKEFDETAKASGGATRNTLPLFDSIAKENLMRPSIFRETKMQHMAAEAAVLLSKESDDMRSCAMSLGSSGLHDKEQESSLESEGGCEEDDDDDMDSEYLAYTRDSTKTATNDGECLTQEEMAGSSGNQKPLSSLDFTTGCDDMPCSDVHHHSLGNSELENDDTTKSCACSFCLKAAFMWTDLHYQDTRGRLAALKKSIKFARLLGKRSQGDEYSVNAGRYNLKRAAEMEFELYQQQRSLFLHTENVLIRESAQLHSSLVKLKEFRENCKTDLETASSSLLGK; encoded by the exons ATGGGTGAAAACGCTCAAGGTAGTGGTCGCCGCCCCTTTGGAGATTTAACAAATGTCCTTGGCAAGCGCCCAGCCCCATCGAATTTGGAGAAAAGTGCAGGTGGAATCAAGATTGTCCGGGTTGAAAAGGCTGTTGAGCCAAGAAAAGAGTTTGATGAAACTGCAAAAGCAAGTGGTGGAGCGACACGAAACACATTGCCCCTTTTTGATAGTATTGCCAAAGAGAATTTAATGAGGCCCTCAATTTTTCGGGAAACTAAGATGCAGCACATGGCTGCTGAGGCAGCTGTGTTGCTATCCAAGGAATCCGATGACATGAGGAGTTGTGCCATGTCATTAGGCTCATCTGGCTTGCATGATAAGGAGCAGGAGTCTTCGCTGGAATCAGAAGGTGGCtgtgaagaagatgatgatgatgacatggATAGTGAATACTTGGCATATACCAGAGATAGTACTAAAACGGCAACTAATGATGGTGAATGTCTTACTCAAGAGGAGATGGCTGGATCATCAGGGAATCAGAAGCCACTATCTTCACTGGACTTCACAACAGGTTGTGATGACATGCCATGTTCCGATGTCCATCACCATTCACTGGGAAATAGTGAACTGGAAAATGACGATACCACTAAGTCGTGTGCTTGTTCTTTCTGTCTTAAGG CTGCATTCATGTGGACCGATCTCCATTATCAGGACACAAGGGGACGGCTTGCTG CATTGAAGAAGAGCATAAAGTTCGCTAGATTGCTGGGCAAGAGAAGCCAAGGAGATGAATATTCTGTTAATGCAGGCAGATACAACTTGAAACGGGCTGCAGAGATGGAGTTTGAGCTATATCAACAGCAAAGATCACTCTTCCTTCATACAGAAAATGTCCTTATCCGTGAGAGCGCACAGCTT CATTCATCTCTTGTGAAGTTAAAGGAATTCAGAGAGAACTGCAAGACAGATCTCGAGACGGCTAGCAGTTCGTTGTTGGGAAAATGA